A single Primulina eburnea isolate SZY01 chromosome 11, ASM2296580v1, whole genome shotgun sequence DNA region contains:
- the LOC140805096 gene encoding RNA pseudouridine synthase 3, mitochondrial isoform X5, translated as MLQRASNARKEVLNVQIRHNEVMEVGARISVPISVAESKISKRFDVIPSGTLYPNADEIDYLRRIVKYKDSAVLVLNKPPKLPVKGNLPVHNSMDALAAAALSYDYDEGPKLVHRLDRESSGLLLFGRTKESMSYLQQLFTDVQNADSMFKAWNGAGKTVYRRYWALVIGSPKQPEGLICAPLTKILIDDGETDRVILAHNSGLEASQEAITEYRVLGPVINGCSWIELCPRTNCKHQLRVHCAEALGTPIVGDYKYGWFVHRRWKQMPRVDFEQNTGEPYKLKRPEGLDVQRGSVLSKVPLLHLHCREMVLPNIAKFIDLNKQKFRKDGANSELHSKPDILRIVAPMPSHMKISWNLMSSYLV; from the exons ATGCTACAAAGGGCAAGCAATGCTCGTAAAGAAG TACTAAATGTGCAGATTAGACATAATGAGGTCATGGAGGTGGGTGCTAGAATCTCAGTGCCTATTTCAGTTGCTGAAAGTAAAATTTCCAAGAGATTCGATGTTATTCCGAGCGGAACATTGTATCCAAATGCTGATGAGATTGACTACTTACGAAGAATTGTGAAGTACAAG GATTCTGCTGTGTTAGTGTTAAACAAACCTCCTAAACTGCCAGTCAAG GGAAACCTGCCTGTTCATAATAGCATGGATGCGTTGGCAGCTGCAGCATTGTCATATGATTATGATGAGGGCCCAAAGTTG GTGCATCGTCTTGACAGAGAGAGTAGTGGCCTCCTGCTATTTGGAAGAACAAAGGAGAGTATGTCCTATCTTCAACAGCTGTTCACCGATGTTCAAAATGCAGACTCCATGTTTAAG GCTTGGAATGGTGCTGGGAAGACAGTCTATCGGAGATATTGGGCATTGGTCATAGGCTCCCCTAAGCAACCAGAAGGCTTAATTTGCGCCCCGCTGACAAAG ATACTTATAGATGATGGGGAAACTGACAGGGTTATTTTGGCTCATAATTCGGGTTTAGAAGCATCCCAAGAGGCAATAACAGAATATCGTGTACTTGGTCCCGTGATCAATGGATGCTCTTGGATCGAGTTGTGCCCGCGTACAAACTGCAAACACCAG CTCCGAGTGCACTGTGCTGAGGCTCTTGGCACTCCCATAGTTGGTGACTACAAGTATGGTTGGTTCGTTCACAGAAGATGGAAGCAAATGCCCAGAGTCGATTTTGAGCAGAACACTGGAGAACCTTACAAATTGAAGCGGCCTGAAGGTTTGGATGTTCAAAGAGGTAGTGTCTTATCAAAAGTTCCTCTCTTGCATTTGCATTGCAGGGAAATGGTGCTACCTAACATTGCGAAGTTTATCGATCTTAACAAGCAAAAATTCAGAAAAGACGGCGCAAACTCTGAGCTTCATTCAAAACCAGATATCCTGCGCATAGTGGCGCCAATGCCTTCTCATATGAAAATTAGCTGGAATCTAATGTCCTCTTATTTGGTTTAG
- the LOC140805096 gene encoding RNA pseudouridine synthase 3, mitochondrial isoform X3 has product MFIGCHTLILKSRKRHPLPGRKSVSAMRVTAISWLKYYFDDVHPHAIQTLFNRCLVQMESLDSSHSSGCYKGQAMLVKKIRHNEVMEVGARISVPISVAESKISKRFDVIPSGTLYPNADEIDYLRRIVKYKDSAVLVLNKPPKLPVKGNLPVHNSMDALAAAALSYDYDEGPKLVHRLDRESSGLLLFGRTKESMSYLQQLFTDVQNADSMFKAWNGAGKTVYRRYWALVIGSPKQPEGLICAPLTKILIDDGETDRVILAHNSGLEASQEAITEYRVLGPVINGCSWIELCPRTNCKHQLRVHCAEALGTPIVGDYKYGWFVHRRWKQMPRVDFEQNTGEPYKLKRPEGLDVQRGSVLSKVPLLHLHCREMVLPNIAKFIDLNKQKFRKDGANSELHSKPDILRIVAPMPSHMKISWNLMSSYLV; this is encoded by the exons ATGTTTATAGGCTGTCATACATTGATTCTCAAGTCTCGAAAGA GGCACCCTCTGCCAGGAAGAAAATCAGTCTCGGCTATGCGTGTCACAGCCATCAGCTGGCTTAAATATTACTTTGATGATGTTCATCCACACGCCATTCAAACCCTTTTCAATCGGTGCCTC GTGCAGATGGAATCTCTTGATTCAAGCCACTCATCAGGATGCTACAAAGGGCAAGCAATGCTCGTAAAGAAG ATTAGACATAATGAGGTCATGGAGGTGGGTGCTAGAATCTCAGTGCCTATTTCAGTTGCTGAAAGTAAAATTTCCAAGAGATTCGATGTTATTCCGAGCGGAACATTGTATCCAAATGCTGATGAGATTGACTACTTACGAAGAATTGTGAAGTACAAG GATTCTGCTGTGTTAGTGTTAAACAAACCTCCTAAACTGCCAGTCAAG GGAAACCTGCCTGTTCATAATAGCATGGATGCGTTGGCAGCTGCAGCATTGTCATATGATTATGATGAGGGCCCAAAGTTG GTGCATCGTCTTGACAGAGAGAGTAGTGGCCTCCTGCTATTTGGAAGAACAAAGGAGAGTATGTCCTATCTTCAACAGCTGTTCACCGATGTTCAAAATGCAGACTCCATGTTTAAG GCTTGGAATGGTGCTGGGAAGACAGTCTATCGGAGATATTGGGCATTGGTCATAGGCTCCCCTAAGCAACCAGAAGGCTTAATTTGCGCCCCGCTGACAAAG ATACTTATAGATGATGGGGAAACTGACAGGGTTATTTTGGCTCATAATTCGGGTTTAGAAGCATCCCAAGAGGCAATAACAGAATATCGTGTACTTGGTCCCGTGATCAATGGATGCTCTTGGATCGAGTTGTGCCCGCGTACAAACTGCAAACACCAG CTCCGAGTGCACTGTGCTGAGGCTCTTGGCACTCCCATAGTTGGTGACTACAAGTATGGTTGGTTCGTTCACAGAAGATGGAAGCAAATGCCCAGAGTCGATTTTGAGCAGAACACTGGAGAACCTTACAAATTGAAGCGGCCTGAAGGTTTGGATGTTCAAAGAGGTAGTGTCTTATCAAAAGTTCCTCTCTTGCATTTGCATTGCAGGGAAATGGTGCTACCTAACATTGCGAAGTTTATCGATCTTAACAAGCAAAAATTCAGAAAAGACGGCGCAAACTCTGAGCTTCATTCAAAACCAGATATCCTGCGCATAGTGGCGCCAATGCCTTCTCATATGAAAATTAGCTGGAATCTAATGTCCTCTTATTTGGTTTAG
- the LOC140805096 gene encoding RNA pseudouridine synthase 3, mitochondrial isoform X1, with protein MLKKLLNHHSLLAVRYIHGSKIHPPPPASAQAIIRMSDNVSHLARSKKDSKPPQLMYLPPFPGHPLPGRKSVSAMRVTAISWLKYYFDDVHPHAIQTLFNRCLVQMESLDSSHSSGCYKGQAMLVKKIRHNEVMEVGARISVPISVAESKISKRFDVIPSGTLYPNADEIDYLRRIVKYKDSAVLVLNKPPKLPVKGNLPVHNSMDALAAAALSYDYDEGPKLVHRLDRESSGLLLFGRTKESMSYLQQLFTDVQNADSMFKAWNGAGKTVYRRYWALVIGSPKQPEGLICAPLTKILIDDGETDRVILAHNSGLEASQEAITEYRVLGPVINGCSWIELCPRTNCKHQLRVHCAEALGTPIVGDYKYGWFVHRRWKQMPRVDFEQNTGEPYKLKRPEGLDVQRGSVLSKVPLLHLHCREMVLPNIAKFIDLNKQKFRKDGANSELHSKPDILRIVAPMPSHMKISWNLMSSYLV; from the exons ATGCTTAAGAAACTCCTGAATCACCATAGCCTCTTGGCGGTTCGGTACATTCATGGGTCAAAGATCCATCCTCCACCACCAGCTTCTGCTCAGGCCATAATCAGAATGTCGGATAATGTTTCACATTTGGCCCGCTCCAAAAAAGATTCAAAACCTCCGCAACTGATGTATTTGCCTCCATTCCCAGGGCACCCTCTGCCAGGAAGAAAATCAGTCTCGGCTATGCGTGTCACAGCCATCAGCTGGCTTAAATATTACTTTGATGATGTTCATCCACACGCCATTCAAACCCTTTTCAATCGGTGCCTC GTGCAGATGGAATCTCTTGATTCAAGCCACTCATCAGGATGCTACAAAGGGCAAGCAATGCTCGTAAAGAAG ATTAGACATAATGAGGTCATGGAGGTGGGTGCTAGAATCTCAGTGCCTATTTCAGTTGCTGAAAGTAAAATTTCCAAGAGATTCGATGTTATTCCGAGCGGAACATTGTATCCAAATGCTGATGAGATTGACTACTTACGAAGAATTGTGAAGTACAAG GATTCTGCTGTGTTAGTGTTAAACAAACCTCCTAAACTGCCAGTCAAG GGAAACCTGCCTGTTCATAATAGCATGGATGCGTTGGCAGCTGCAGCATTGTCATATGATTATGATGAGGGCCCAAAGTTG GTGCATCGTCTTGACAGAGAGAGTAGTGGCCTCCTGCTATTTGGAAGAACAAAGGAGAGTATGTCCTATCTTCAACAGCTGTTCACCGATGTTCAAAATGCAGACTCCATGTTTAAG GCTTGGAATGGTGCTGGGAAGACAGTCTATCGGAGATATTGGGCATTGGTCATAGGCTCCCCTAAGCAACCAGAAGGCTTAATTTGCGCCCCGCTGACAAAG ATACTTATAGATGATGGGGAAACTGACAGGGTTATTTTGGCTCATAATTCGGGTTTAGAAGCATCCCAAGAGGCAATAACAGAATATCGTGTACTTGGTCCCGTGATCAATGGATGCTCTTGGATCGAGTTGTGCCCGCGTACAAACTGCAAACACCAG CTCCGAGTGCACTGTGCTGAGGCTCTTGGCACTCCCATAGTTGGTGACTACAAGTATGGTTGGTTCGTTCACAGAAGATGGAAGCAAATGCCCAGAGTCGATTTTGAGCAGAACACTGGAGAACCTTACAAATTGAAGCGGCCTGAAGGTTTGGATGTTCAAAGAGGTAGTGTCTTATCAAAAGTTCCTCTCTTGCATTTGCATTGCAGGGAAATGGTGCTACCTAACATTGCGAAGTTTATCGATCTTAACAAGCAAAAATTCAGAAAAGACGGCGCAAACTCTGAGCTTCATTCAAAACCAGATATCCTGCGCATAGTGGCGCCAATGCCTTCTCATATGAAAATTAGCTGGAATCTAATGTCCTCTTATTTGGTTTAG
- the LOC140805096 gene encoding RNA pseudouridine synthase 3, mitochondrial isoform X2, whose product MKRLCPCKRKYHGKPILNDGWHPLPGRKSVSAMRVTAISWLKYYFDDVHPHAIQTLFNRCLVQMESLDSSHSSGCYKGQAMLVKKIRHNEVMEVGARISVPISVAESKISKRFDVIPSGTLYPNADEIDYLRRIVKYKDSAVLVLNKPPKLPVKGNLPVHNSMDALAAAALSYDYDEGPKLVHRLDRESSGLLLFGRTKESMSYLQQLFTDVQNADSMFKAWNGAGKTVYRRYWALVIGSPKQPEGLICAPLTKILIDDGETDRVILAHNSGLEASQEAITEYRVLGPVINGCSWIELCPRTNCKHQLRVHCAEALGTPIVGDYKYGWFVHRRWKQMPRVDFEQNTGEPYKLKRPEGLDVQRGSVLSKVPLLHLHCREMVLPNIAKFIDLNKQKFRKDGANSELHSKPDILRIVAPMPSHMKISWNLMSSYLV is encoded by the exons ATGAAACGATTGTGCCCATGCAAAAGAAAATACCACGGCAAACCCATTCTCAACGATGGAT GGCACCCTCTGCCAGGAAGAAAATCAGTCTCGGCTATGCGTGTCACAGCCATCAGCTGGCTTAAATATTACTTTGATGATGTTCATCCACACGCCATTCAAACCCTTTTCAATCGGTGCCTC GTGCAGATGGAATCTCTTGATTCAAGCCACTCATCAGGATGCTACAAAGGGCAAGCAATGCTCGTAAAGAAG ATTAGACATAATGAGGTCATGGAGGTGGGTGCTAGAATCTCAGTGCCTATTTCAGTTGCTGAAAGTAAAATTTCCAAGAGATTCGATGTTATTCCGAGCGGAACATTGTATCCAAATGCTGATGAGATTGACTACTTACGAAGAATTGTGAAGTACAAG GATTCTGCTGTGTTAGTGTTAAACAAACCTCCTAAACTGCCAGTCAAG GGAAACCTGCCTGTTCATAATAGCATGGATGCGTTGGCAGCTGCAGCATTGTCATATGATTATGATGAGGGCCCAAAGTTG GTGCATCGTCTTGACAGAGAGAGTAGTGGCCTCCTGCTATTTGGAAGAACAAAGGAGAGTATGTCCTATCTTCAACAGCTGTTCACCGATGTTCAAAATGCAGACTCCATGTTTAAG GCTTGGAATGGTGCTGGGAAGACAGTCTATCGGAGATATTGGGCATTGGTCATAGGCTCCCCTAAGCAACCAGAAGGCTTAATTTGCGCCCCGCTGACAAAG ATACTTATAGATGATGGGGAAACTGACAGGGTTATTTTGGCTCATAATTCGGGTTTAGAAGCATCCCAAGAGGCAATAACAGAATATCGTGTACTTGGTCCCGTGATCAATGGATGCTCTTGGATCGAGTTGTGCCCGCGTACAAACTGCAAACACCAG CTCCGAGTGCACTGTGCTGAGGCTCTTGGCACTCCCATAGTTGGTGACTACAAGTATGGTTGGTTCGTTCACAGAAGATGGAAGCAAATGCCCAGAGTCGATTTTGAGCAGAACACTGGAGAACCTTACAAATTGAAGCGGCCTGAAGGTTTGGATGTTCAAAGAGGTAGTGTCTTATCAAAAGTTCCTCTCTTGCATTTGCATTGCAGGGAAATGGTGCTACCTAACATTGCGAAGTTTATCGATCTTAACAAGCAAAAATTCAGAAAAGACGGCGCAAACTCTGAGCTTCATTCAAAACCAGATATCCTGCGCATAGTGGCGCCAATGCCTTCTCATATGAAAATTAGCTGGAATCTAATGTCCTCTTATTTGGTTTAG
- the LOC140805096 gene encoding RNA pseudouridine synthase 3, mitochondrial isoform X4, with product MRVTAISWLKYYFDDVHPHAIQTLFNRCLVQMESLDSSHSSGCYKGQAMLVKKIRHNEVMEVGARISVPISVAESKISKRFDVIPSGTLYPNADEIDYLRRIVKYKDSAVLVLNKPPKLPVKGNLPVHNSMDALAAAALSYDYDEGPKLVHRLDRESSGLLLFGRTKESMSYLQQLFTDVQNADSMFKAWNGAGKTVYRRYWALVIGSPKQPEGLICAPLTKILIDDGETDRVILAHNSGLEASQEAITEYRVLGPVINGCSWIELCPRTNCKHQLRVHCAEALGTPIVGDYKYGWFVHRRWKQMPRVDFEQNTGEPYKLKRPEGLDVQRGSVLSKVPLLHLHCREMVLPNIAKFIDLNKQKFRKDGANSELHSKPDILRIVAPMPSHMKISWNLMSSYLV from the exons ATGCGTGTCACAGCCATCAGCTGGCTTAAATATTACTTTGATGATGTTCATCCACACGCCATTCAAACCCTTTTCAATCGGTGCCTC GTGCAGATGGAATCTCTTGATTCAAGCCACTCATCAGGATGCTACAAAGGGCAAGCAATGCTCGTAAAGAAG ATTAGACATAATGAGGTCATGGAGGTGGGTGCTAGAATCTCAGTGCCTATTTCAGTTGCTGAAAGTAAAATTTCCAAGAGATTCGATGTTATTCCGAGCGGAACATTGTATCCAAATGCTGATGAGATTGACTACTTACGAAGAATTGTGAAGTACAAG GATTCTGCTGTGTTAGTGTTAAACAAACCTCCTAAACTGCCAGTCAAG GGAAACCTGCCTGTTCATAATAGCATGGATGCGTTGGCAGCTGCAGCATTGTCATATGATTATGATGAGGGCCCAAAGTTG GTGCATCGTCTTGACAGAGAGAGTAGTGGCCTCCTGCTATTTGGAAGAACAAAGGAGAGTATGTCCTATCTTCAACAGCTGTTCACCGATGTTCAAAATGCAGACTCCATGTTTAAG GCTTGGAATGGTGCTGGGAAGACAGTCTATCGGAGATATTGGGCATTGGTCATAGGCTCCCCTAAGCAACCAGAAGGCTTAATTTGCGCCCCGCTGACAAAG ATACTTATAGATGATGGGGAAACTGACAGGGTTATTTTGGCTCATAATTCGGGTTTAGAAGCATCCCAAGAGGCAATAACAGAATATCGTGTACTTGGTCCCGTGATCAATGGATGCTCTTGGATCGAGTTGTGCCCGCGTACAAACTGCAAACACCAG CTCCGAGTGCACTGTGCTGAGGCTCTTGGCACTCCCATAGTTGGTGACTACAAGTATGGTTGGTTCGTTCACAGAAGATGGAAGCAAATGCCCAGAGTCGATTTTGAGCAGAACACTGGAGAACCTTACAAATTGAAGCGGCCTGAAGGTTTGGATGTTCAAAGAGGTAGTGTCTTATCAAAAGTTCCTCTCTTGCATTTGCATTGCAGGGAAATGGTGCTACCTAACATTGCGAAGTTTATCGATCTTAACAAGCAAAAATTCAGAAAAGACGGCGCAAACTCTGAGCTTCATTCAAAACCAGATATCCTGCGCATAGTGGCGCCAATGCCTTCTCATATGAAAATTAGCTGGAATCTAATGTCCTCTTATTTGGTTTAG
- the LOC140804506 gene encoding actin-related protein 5, with the protein MPFVSKIQRQSDYSTFPSDHPIVIDNGGSYFRIGWAGESDPRVIFRNIIQRPRHKITGETITIVGDHDTALLKYFDCTRSGPRSAFDSNVVYQFEIMEYILDFGFDRLGADQSQIDHPILMTECACNPVQSRSKMAELLFETYGVPSVAFGVDAAFSYKYNQQLGMCSNDGLAICSGFNTSHAIPFVNGEPVYEACCRTNVGGYYITDYLKQLLSLKYPHHMTKLTWEKVEDLKMEHCYIAPDYASEVRLFQKGDNKAEEKTKCWQLPWTPSPTEEAPSEEEIARKAAVKEKQGQRLREMAEAKKFNRINDLENEVRDLEMLLQKLRHAKENDIPSILAKTAYISKQDMESAFAKTVQSLRKAKGEPVENVEKMDISTAEKYNLVSVPDETLTPEQLKQKRKQLFIKSTSEARQQKKQKQVEEELEKERQKKLEEERRLENPVHYLEELQAKYRDLSEKLEQRKRLKTNGGHTNGNHNGSGAVGRGERLSSSQRERMRLLTTAAFDRGKGEDTFGLKDEDWQLYKLMSRDNEDDDEDSNNKPDPEEIELARISSRLREIDPTFISEPGPSSAEAPQFRPLTKEDFQIILGVERFRCPEILFHPNLIGIDQAGLAEMAGASIRRLPLKGQGLEERITNSILLTGGSCLFSGLSERLEAGIRMIRPCGTPIKIVKALDPIYDAWRGAAAYAATIQFSRQTFSRMDYYEKGEDWLRSYKLKYTI; encoded by the exons ATGCCATTTGTTTCGAAGATACAGAGACAATCCGATTACAGTACCTTTCCTTCGGACCACCCTATCGTTATCGACAATGGTGGCTCCTATTTTCGAATTGG ATGGGCAGGAGAGAGCGATCCTCGAGTTATTTTTCGGAATATCATCCAGAGGCCCCGTCATAAGATAACTG GTGAAACTATTACAATTGTAGGTGATCATGATACTGCATTGTTGAAATACTTCGATTGCACTAGGTCAGGACCTCGTTCGGCATTTGACAGCAATGTTGTTTATCAATTTGAAATAATGGAATAC ATTCTTGACTTTGGCTTCGATCGATTGGGTGCTGATCAATCACAG ATTGATCATCCTATCTTGATGACCGAATGTGCTTGCAATCCTGTTCAGTCTCGAAGTAAAATGGCAGAACTTCTTTTTGAGACATATGGAGTTCCATCAGTAG CATTTGGCGTTGATGCTGCATTTAGCTACAAGTACAACCAACAACTTGGAATGTGTAGTAACGATGGCCTTGCTATCTGCTCTGGATTCAATACAAGTCACGCTATTCCG TTTGTGAATGGAGAACCTGTGTATGAAGCATGCTGCCGGACTAATGTTGGTGGATATTACATCACCGATTATCTAAAGCAGCTTCTTTCACTTAAATATCCTCACCATAT GACTAAGCTGACGTGGGAGAAAGTTGAAGACCTAAAGATGGAGCACTGTTATATCGCACCCGATTATGCATCTGAAGTTCGATTGTTTCAG AAAGGGGACAATAAAGCCGAAGAAAAGACCAAGTGTTGGCAGCTTCCTTGGACACCCTCACCAACTGAGGAGGCACCTTCAGAAGAAGAAATTGCTAGAAAGGCAGCTGTTAAAGAAAAACAAGGTCAAAGATTAAGGGAAATGGCTGAAGCTAAGAAGTTTAACAGAATAAATGATCTAGAAAATGAAGTGAGAGACTTGGAAATGCTTTTACAGAAGCTCAGGCACGCTAAAGAAAATGACATTCCGTCAATCCTTGCAAAGACTGCATATATTTCTAAACAGGATATGGAATCTGCTTTTGCTAAGACAGTGCAATCTTTACGCAAAGCAAAGGGTGAACCTGTTGAAAATGTCGAGAAGATGGATATTTCAACAGCTGAAAAGTACAATCTTGTTAGTGTACCAGATGAGACGCTGACACCAGAACAG CTTAAGCAAAAGAGGAAGCAGTTATTCATAAAATCCACGTCTGAGGCAAGGCAGCAGAAAAAACAGAAGCAAGTTGAGGAGGAATTGGAAAAAGAAAGACAAAAGAAACTGGAGGAGGAAAGACGCCT AGAGAATCCGGTGCATTATTTGGAGGAGTTGCAAGCAAAATACAGAGATCTTTCTGAGAAACTCGAGCAGCGAAAGAGATTAAAGACAAATGGTGGACATACAAATGGAAATCATAATGGCTCAGGAGCTGTTGGTCGTGGGGAAAGATTGAGTTCTTCCCAGAGAGAGAGGATGCGCCTGCTGACTACTGCAGCATTTGACCGGGGCAAGGGAGAGGATACTTTTGGTTTGAAGGATGAGGACTGGCAGCTCTATAAGTTGATGAGTAGGGATAatgaggatgatgatgaagataGTAATAACAAGCCTGATCCGGAGGAAATTGAGTTAGCCCGCATCTCTTCTAGACTCCGG GAAATCGATCCAACCTTCATATCTGAACCAGGACCCTCTTCTGCAGAGGCACCTCAATTTCGCCCACTGACCAAGGAAGATTTCCAGAttatacttggagtagaaagaTTCCGTTGCCCAGAAATTCTTTTCCACCCAAACTTGATAGGCATCGATCAAGCAGGGTTGGCTGAAATGGCCGGGGCATCAATAAGGAGATTACCATTAAAGGGTCAAGGGTTGGAAGAAAGAATAACCAACTCAATCCTCTTAACTGGTGGGAGTTGTCTCTTTTCGGGCTTGAGCGAGCGTTTGGAAGCTGGAATTCGAATGATTCGACCTTGTGGGACACCCATAAAGATAGTCAAAGCGCTGGATCCAATCTATGACGCATGGCGTGGAGCAGCTGCCTATGCTGCCACGATACAATTTTCTCGTCAAACTTTTAGCAGGATGGATTATTATGAGAAGGGTGAAGATTGGCTCCGGAGTTATAAATTGAAGTATACGATTTGA